Proteins from a single region of Abyssalbus ytuae:
- the rplD gene encoding 50S ribosomal protein L4, whose translation MEVAVLDINGKETGRKVKLSKDVFGIEPNNHAVYLDVKQYLANRRQGTHKSKERAEIAGSTRKIKKQKGTGTARAGSIKSPVFVGGGRIFGPRPKDYTQKLNKTLKRLARKSALSIKAKENSIVVLEDFNFDAPKTKDFINVLKALGLENKKSLFVLGDTNKNVYLSSRNLKASEVITSSELNTYKIINANNVVFLEGSLEGIESNLSK comes from the coding sequence ATGGAAGTAGCAGTTTTAGATATTAATGGAAAAGAAACAGGTAGAAAGGTGAAGCTTTCTAAAGATGTTTTTGGTATAGAACCTAATAATCATGCTGTTTATTTAGATGTGAAGCAATATCTGGCAAATCGACGTCAGGGAACTCATAAGTCTAAAGAAAGAGCAGAGATAGCAGGTAGTACACGTAAAATTAAAAAACAAAAGGGTACCGGTACAGCAAGGGCAGGAAGTATAAAATCTCCTGTATTTGTAGGTGGAGGTAGAATTTTTGGTCCAAGACCTAAAGATTATACACAGAAACTAAACAAAACCCTTAAACGTTTAGCGCGTAAATCAGCATTGAGTATTAAAGCAAAAGAAAACTCTATCGTAGTTTTAGAAGACTTTAATTTTGATGCTCCCAAAACAAAAGATTTTATTAATGTTTTGAAAGCCTTAGGGTTAGAGAATAAAAAATCTTTATTTGTGTTGGGTGATACAAATAAAAATGTATATTTGTCGTCGCGTAATTTAAAAGCTTCTGAAGTTATAACTTCTTCAGAATTAAACACTTACAAAATAATTAACGCGAATAATGTAGTGTTTTTAGAGGGTTCTCTAGAAGGAATTGAGTCAAACTTAAGTAAATAA
- the rplW gene encoding 50S ribosomal protein L23, with amino-acid sequence MSVLIKPIITEKVTADSELNNRYGFIVDSRANKIEIKNAVEAAYGVSVEKVRTMNYGPKRRTRYTKTGIQHGKTNAVKKAIVQVTEGDTIDFYSNI; translated from the coding sequence ATGAGTGTGTTAATAAAGCCAATTATTACGGAAAAAGTGACCGCTGATAGCGAATTAAATAACCGCTATGGTTTCATTGTTGATTCAAGAGCTAATAAAATAGAAATAAAAAATGCAGTGGAAGCTGCTTATGGAGTTTCTGTTGAAAAGGTGCGTACAATGAATTATGGTCCTAAAAGAAGAACACGTTACACAAAAACTGGTATTCAGCACGGTAAAACTAATGCAGTGAAGAAAGCTATTGTTCAGGTAACGGAAGGAGATACTATTGATTTTTATAGTAATATATAA
- the rplB gene encoding 50S ribosomal protein L2 → MSVRKLKPITPAQRFRVVNGFDAITTDKPEKSLLAPLKKSGGRNSQGKMTMRYIGGGHKRKYRLIDFKRNKTGAEATVESIQYDPNRTAFIALIKYSDGEKSYIIAQNGLKVGQTVVSGASVAPEIGNAMPLSDIPLGTIISCIELHPGQGAVMARSAGAFAQLMARDGKFATVKLPSGETRLILVTCMATIGAVSNSDHQLIVSGKAGRSRWLGRRPRTRPVVMNPVDHPMGGGEGRASGGHPRSRKGIPAKGYRTRSKTKASNKYIIERRKK, encoded by the coding sequence ATGTCAGTTAGAAAATTAAAACCGATAACTCCTGCACAGCGTTTTAGAGTAGTAAATGGGTTTGACGCCATTACTACTGATAAGCCGGAGAAAAGCTTGCTTGCTCCGTTAAAAAAGTCAGGAGGTAGAAACAGTCAAGGGAAAATGACTATGCGCTATATTGGCGGTGGTCATAAGAGAAAATATCGTTTGATTGACTTTAAAAGAAATAAAACTGGAGCTGAAGCTACAGTTGAGTCGATTCAGTACGATCCAAACAGAACTGCATTCATTGCATTGATCAAATATTCTGATGGCGAAAAGAGCTATATAATAGCTCAAAATGGTCTTAAGGTTGGTCAAACTGTAGTTTCTGGTGCTAGTGTGGCCCCGGAAATTGGAAATGCAATGCCTTTAAGTGATATACCGTTAGGTACGATTATTTCGTGTATCGAATTACATCCTGGTCAGGGTGCTGTAATGGCTCGTTCTGCGGGTGCTTTTGCGCAGTTAATGGCAAGGGATGGTAAGTTTGCTACTGTAAAGCTTCCTTCGGGTGAAACAAGGTTGATACTTGTTACATGTATGGCAACTATTGGAGCTGTATCTAACTCGGATCATCAGTTAATAGTATCTGGTAAAGCAGGTAGAAGCAGATGGTTAGGTAGAAGACCAAGGACAAGACCGGTGGTTATGAACCCTGTAGATCATCCTATGGGTGGTGGTGAAGGTAGGGCTTCCGGAGGTCATCCAAGATCAAGAAAAGGAATACCTGCTAAAGGTTATAGAACACGTTCTAAAACCAAAGCGAGTAACAAGTATATAATAGAACGTAGAAAGAAATAA
- the rpsJ gene encoding 30S ribosomal protein S10, protein MSQKIRIKLKSYDHNLVDKSAEKIVKTVKTTGAVVTGPIPLPTHKKLFTVLRSPHVNKKSREQFQLSSYKRLLDIYSSSSKTIDALMKLELPSGVEVEIKV, encoded by the coding sequence ATGAGTCAGAAAATAAGAATAAAACTAAAATCATACGATCACAATCTTGTGGATAAATCGGCTGAGAAGATCGTAAAAACAGTAAAAACTACAGGAGCGGTTGTTACAGGGCCTATACCTTTACCAACCCACAAAAAATTATTTACTGTGTTACGTTCGCCTCACGTAAATAAGAAGTCCAGAGAGCAGTTTCAATTAAGTTCCTATAAAAGATTGCTTGATATTTACAGCTCTTCATCAAAAACTATTGATGCTTTAATGAAGCTTGAATTGCCAAGTGGTGTTGAAGTAGAGATTAAGGTGTGA
- the rplC gene encoding 50S ribosomal protein L3: MSGLIGKKVGMTSIFDENGKNIPCTVIEAGPCVVTQVRTKEVDGYEALQLGFDDKAEKRANKAELGHAKKAGTSAKKKVVEFQEFEGEYKLGDTVTVEQFVEGEFVDVTGTSKGKGFQGVVKRHGFGGVGQSTHGQHNRLRAPGSIGAASYPARVFKGMRMAGRMGAEKVTVQNLRVLKVVPEKNLLVVKGCVPGHKNAYVIIQK, from the coding sequence ATGTCTGGGTTAATTGGAAAAAAAGTAGGCATGACCAGCATCTTTGACGAGAATGGAAAAAATATTCCATGTACTGTTATAGAAGCTGGGCCATGTGTGGTTACCCAAGTCAGAACCAAAGAGGTTGACGGGTATGAAGCTCTTCAGCTTGGTTTCGATGACAAGGCAGAAAAACGTGCTAATAAAGCTGAGTTAGGTCATGCTAAAAAGGCAGGTACTTCTGCTAAGAAGAAGGTTGTTGAATTCCAGGAATTTGAAGGAGAATACAAATTAGGTGATACTGTGACAGTAGAGCAATTTGTAGAAGGAGAATTTGTTGATGTGACAGGTACATCAAAAGGAAAAGGTTTTCAGGGTGTTGTAAAAAGACATGGTTTTGGTGGTGTTGGTCAGTCTACACACGGTCAGCATAACCGTTTAAGAGCCCCTGGTTCTATTGGAGCTGCATCATATCCTGCGCGCGTGTTTAAAGGTATGCGTATGGCCGGAAGAATGGGTGCAGAAAAAGTAACAGTACAAAACTTAAGAGTGTTAAAAGTTGTTCCTGAGAAAAATCTTTTAGTTGTTAAAGGATGTGTTCCCGGGCACAAAAACGCTTATGTAATCATTCAGAAGTAA